One Candidatus Dependentiae bacterium genomic region harbors:
- a CDS encoding DedA family protein has translation MKAIRIVYDWMGSKVQQPYAEWWLVAFFFIESSIFIIPVDPLLILFCLQNSNRGLHYAAIATFASVAGGAFGYLIGACMWQTIGAQLVYWLISESTFNALVAKYTLYETWAVLIGGFTPVPYKAITISAGFCKLPFAPFIIFSLIARAARFFMLAGAIYYWGPMIKTFIDKYFNTLVVAFALLVIGSCLVVF, from the coding sequence ATGAAAGCTATACGTATAGTCTATGACTGGATGGGCAGCAAGGTTCAACAACCTTACGCAGAGTGGTGGCTTGTCGCATTCTTTTTTATTGAATCATCGATATTCATTATTCCAGTTGATCCGCTTCTTATTCTTTTTTGTCTTCAGAACAGTAATCGTGGTTTGCACTATGCAGCTATTGCAACATTTGCTTCGGTTGCTGGTGGAGCTTTTGGATATTTGATTGGTGCATGCATGTGGCAGACCATTGGTGCTCAGCTTGTCTATTGGCTGATTTCTGAAAGTACGTTTAATGCGCTTGTTGCAAAATATACGTTGTATGAAACGTGGGCTGTTTTAATTGGTGGTTTTACGCCGGTGCCCTACAAGGCAATAACGATATCTGCAGGTTTTTGTAAGCTTCCGTTTGCCCCCTTTATTATTTTTTCATTGATTGCTCGAGCGGCACGTTTTTTTATGCTTGCAGGAGCAATTTATTATTGGGGACCAATGATTAAGACTTTTATTGATAAATATTTTAATACTTTGGTTGTTGCATTTGCACTGCTTGTGATTGGTAGCTGCTTAGTTGTTTTTTAA